The following DNA comes from Terriglobales bacterium.
GAGCGTCTTTTTGATGAGATCCAATCTTCGAATTCGTGCCGGAATTTCCGAACGACGGTCGCAAGATGAAGTGCGTTGGTATGTTCAACAGTTGTTAGCTTCACTGAAGATGATTTCACGATCAGCCAATTCGAAGCAGCGACTTGCAGCTCTCACGGATGTATTCTCTTTCCGTAATTCCAAGAGCTACAAATTCGAAACCATATTCTGCTCCGTATTGGTAACAAACCCGTGCGGGAAGATGAAGTGGCTCCGGAGTGAGCGGAATTTGCAGATGAACGGTATCTCCAATCTCCAGCTTCGTACTCGTACTGACGCCTGCACCGCCCTCCGCCAGATCGATCGCGTGTCCATCAAAGTACATGGGCACGTCTCCCTTGGTAATACCGATCCTGACACTCTCATGGAATTGAAACCGGGGAAAGCGGCGCTGAGGAGAAAGAGGCGTGTCTTTCATGGCAGTCACCCCGTCACCTGAGATCAAGAAAGGAGCCCATCTTGATTTGGAAAGATGGTACCCTCACCGCTCGCCTGTCCGACGATTACTAAAGGACATGTCCGAATGGCCCTATTCAAAACGGATTTCACCTGCATTGGCTGAATAAGGCAGGAATCCAAATGCTGACCTGCAGCTGGATGAAATGCACAAAGTTCGCAAGGTGATGCACAACCTAATCAGGTCACTGCGCATCTACGTTCTCTCATGGAAGAGACACTCTGAAGGTTAGTGTGTCTCGCCAAGCTGGTGCTTCGAAACTGCGTCCGTCGAAGAGCCATTTCGTGCTATAGGCGGCTTCGCGTTTACGAAACTTTGACGTGGCTGGGGTAGCGGTAGTTGTACACTGCGGCGGGTGTTTCCGATCCATTTGCTTCTTCGACCCCAACGGCAGTGCAATGGGACGTCGTGTCTGTGCGCCATCGGAGCTCGTTTGGCGCCATGCAACTGAACTCGAACGGACTCGACTTATATTCTTCTGCTCTTGTCCCATTTCAGCTTCTGGCACTCATGAACTCGTAAGCTTTTTCGCAGGATCAAGCCCTCAAAGAGGCTTCTTGAAATGAGCGGTGCCACTTCTTCGTCTGCGGTCCAGAAAGAAGCATCCCATCCCGCGACTCCGGTTTTCGGACACGCGGTCACCGATCAAGTTCCGCTGGTCGAACAAGTTGGCGAGGGATCATTCTTTGTTTGTCACAGCCGTGCCATGCGTGAACTTCGTTGCATGGTCGACCTCGTCGCGCAAACGACTCTTCCTGTTTTGATTCTCGGTGAGACCGGAGTTG
Coding sequences within:
- a CDS encoding PilZ domain-containing protein; the encoded protein is MKDTPLSPQRRFPRFQFHESVRIGITKGDVPMYFDGHAIDLAEGGAGVSTSTKLEIGDTVHLQIPLTPEPLHLPARVCYQYGAEYGFEFVALGITEREYIRESCKSLLRIG